Proteins from a single region of Manis javanica isolate MJ-LG chromosome 5, MJ_LKY, whole genome shotgun sequence:
- the ASXL1 gene encoding polycomb group protein ASXL1 isoform X2: MVGSTSYHIIQVLENYSDAPMTPKQILQVIETEGLKEMSGTSPLACLNAMLHSNSRGGEGLFYKLPGRISLFTLKKDALQWSRSPTAVEGEEPEDTADVESCGSNEASTVSGENDVSLDETSSNASCSTESQSQPLSTSRDSYRASSQANKQKKKTAVMLPRVVLTPLKVNGAHVESASGFSGRHADGESGSPSGSSSGSLALGSAALRGQAEVARDPAPLLRGFRKPATGQMKRNRGEEIDFETPGSILVNTNLRALINSRTFHALPPHFQQQLLLLLPEVDRQVGTDGLLRLSSSALNNEFFTHAAQSWRERLADGEFTHEMQVRIRQEMEKEKKVEQWKEKFFEDYYGQKLGLTKEESLHQNIGQEEAEIKSDLRVPEEPARPQRGPATRQRDGHFKKRSRPDLRTRARRNLYKKQEPEQTGIAKDTQPVAAESLPILAGEAQSNLAEVGSPRRPSISSAVPGPESPEFLAEPGTARIQTDPGDLPRASASPDRIPSLPQETVDQEPKDQKRKSFEQAASASFPEKKPRLEDRQSFRNTIESVHTEKPQPTKEEPKVPPIRIQLSRIKPPWVVKGQPAYQICPRIVPITESSCRGWAGARTLADIKARALQVRGARGHHCHREAATTAIGGGGGPGGGGGGATDEGGGRGGGSGDGGEACGHPEPRGAPSSPGECASDLQRTQLLPPRLLDREGAQAEAAISRASGEDLDPFRKEESCPLQRDPDILTSELTGASQLPIAPTGDQPCQALPPLSSKTPAPERLVGQPALHLDVRTDYGAGTTWERDNGERGPTVPTENGPIQSPVGDVVLAEGTGQTLGGDSKPILKDPVTVTPGSSPDSSLASGLQDRQCDDGFGLGDSHPPVRESATRQETMTAETLLANGAAPWVPVLSDDGAAGQPEPNARGSVPPAELQVGEEWEKAAPLVPALPEGLAAEDNPEPPSNIPSFWTVPPQGCGDSAGSDFRQVAVEKLKVSGDSEALSPHSESTDTASDFEGYLSEGSSEADPREAMVVKRPLVTDKDKKQDWSHSASLSKVNGDLSLVTRTDGMAAPQSWVSRICAVPQKVPDSLLLASTDGQPQPMSLGRPGSSVEATNPLVMQLLQGSLPLEKVLPPTHGGSKPESPRLPLTEQQSHGGSLGMGSLQDSAENSCTVNKSSLSSLRASKEPLPPESLEASTGLARLEAIQAPGMPQKISKTVPKLDSLYPVTNPAAVSGKVEEVDSKEQFSPFSLEDPKEARGLSQCSNSNALGRSPGNLTTSRAPCFSSPNVISLGPDVTDQAQGNQNSAGGQGKKLFGSRNVAPALQCPRPGETQPLPTDAPPSFPSRKLPSSKNSVSGGVKTAREDWSPEPPPASVGGVRSEKTCGGSPLKANTENRNAAGLSQRELVDHLQGMPFVLDLPFWKLPREPGKGLSQPLEPSSIPSQLNIKQAFYGKLSKLQLSSTSFNYSSSSPAFPKGLAGSVVQLSHKANFGASHSASLSLQMFTDSSTVESISLQCACSLKAMIMCQGCGAFCHDDCIGPSKLCVLCLVVR; the protein is encoded by the exons AAGGATGCTCTGCAGTGGTCTCGCAGTCCGACTGCAGTGGAGGGTGAGGAGCCAGAGGACACAGCTGATGTGGAGAGCTGTGGATCTAATGAAGCCAGCACTGTGAGTGGTGAAAATGATG TTTCTCTTGATGAGACATCTTCAAATGCATCCTGTTCTACAGAATCTCAGAGTCAGCCTCTTTCCACTTCCAGGGACAGCTACCGAGCTTCCTCGCAG GccaacaagcaaaagaaaaagactgcAGTGATGCTTCCACGAGTTGTCCTGACTCCTCTGAAGGTAAACGGGGCCCACGTGGAATCTGCCTCAG GGTTTTCAGGCCGCCATGCCGATGGTGAGAGCGGCAGCCCATCAGGCAGCAGCAGTGGCTCCCTGGCCCTGGGCAGTGCTGCTCTCCGGGGCCAGGCCGAGGTCGCTCGGGACCCTGCCCCACTCCTGAGAGGTTTCCGGAAGCCGGCCACAG GTCAAATGAAGCGCAACAGAGGGGAAGAGATAGATTTTGAGACACCTGGGTCCATTCTTGTCAACACCAACCTCCGGGCCCTGATAAACTCGCGGACCTTCCATGCCCTGCCGCCCCACTTCCAGCAGCAGCTCCTGCTCCTCCTGCCTGAGGTGGACAGACAG GTGGGGACAGATGGCCTGTTACGTCTCAGCAGCAGTGCCCTGAATAACGAGTTTTTTACTCATGCGGCTCAGAGCTGGCGGGAACGCCTGGCTGACG GTGAATTCACTCATGAAATGCAAGTCAGGATACGACaggaaatggagaaggaaaagaaggtggAACAATGGAAAGAAAAGTTCTTTGAGGACTACTATGGACAGAA ATTGGGTTTAACGAAAGAAGAGTCATTACATCAGAACATAGGCCAGGAGGAGGCTGAAATCAAGAGTGACTTGCGTGTCCCAGAAGAACCAGCACGGCCACAGCGGGGTCCAGCCACCCGGCAGCGAGATGGGCATTTTAAGAAGCGCTCTCGGCCAGATCTCCGAACCAGAGCCAGAAGGAACCTATACAAAAAACAGGAGCCAGAACAAACAGGGATTGCTAAAGACACACAGCCTGTGGCAGCAGAGAGTCTCCCCATCCTTGCTGGGGAGGCTCAGTCCAACTTGGCAGAAGTGGGCAGTCCCCGCCGGCCCAGCATATCCTCTGCGGTGCCCGGTCCAGAGAGTCCTGAATTTCTGGCTGAACCTGGCACTGCCCGGATCCAGACAGATCCAGGTGACCTGCCACGGGCCTCTGCATCTCCAGACAGAATTCCCAGCTTGCCTCAGGAGACTGTGGATCAGGAACCCAAGGATCAGAAGAGGAAATCCTTTGAGCAGGCGGCCTCTGCATCCTTTCCCGAAAAGAAGCCCCGGCTTGAAGATCGTCAGTCCTTTCGTAACACAATTGAAAGTGTTCACACCGAAAAGCCACAGCCCACCAAAGAGGAGCCCAAAGTCCCGCCCATCCGG ATTCAACTTTCACGTATCAAACCACCCTGGGTGGTTAAAGGTCAGCCCGCTTACCAGATATGCCCCCGCATCGTCCCCATCACGGAGTCCTCCTGCCGGGGCTGGGCTGGTGCCAGGACCCTCGCAGACATTAAAGCCCGTGCTCTGCAGGTCCGAGGGGCGAGAGGCCACCACTGCCATCGAGAGGCGGCCACCACTGCCATCGGAGGGGGGGGTGGCCCGGGTGGAGGTGGCGGCGGGGCCACCGATGAGGGAGGTGGCAGAGGCGGCggcagtggtgatggtggtgaggcCTGTGGCCACCCTGAGCCCAGGGGAGCCCCGAGTTCCCCTGGAGAGTGTGCGTCAGATCTACAGCGAACACAACTACTGCCGCCTCGTCTTCTAGACAGGGAGGGTGCCCAGGCTGAAGCTGCCATATCCAGAGCCAGTGGAGAGGACCTGGATCCATTCAGAAAAGAGGAGAGCTGCCCACTACAGAGGGATCCAGATATCCTCACAAGCGAGCTGACTGGTGCCTCCCAGCTACCCATTGCTCCCACTGGGGACCAGCCATGCCAGGCTTTGCCCCCACTGTCCTCCAAAACCCCAGCACCTGAGAGATTAGTTGGGCAGCCTGCATTGCATCTAGATGTTAGAACTGACTATGGGGCCGGTACTACTTGGGAAAGGGATAATGGGGAACGAGGACCCACTGTTCCCACAGAGAATGGTCCCATTCAGTCTCCAGTGggggatgttgtgttagcagaaGGGACTGGCCAGACTCTGGGTGGCGACAGTAAGCCCATCCTGAAGGATCCTGTGACTGTGACCCCCGGTTCCAGCCCTGACTCTTCATTGGCCAGTGGCCTGCAGGACAGACAGTGCGATGATGGATTCGGACTTGGTGACTCACACCCGCCCGTGAGGGAAAGTGCTACTAGACAAGAAACCATGACAGCCGAGACTCTCCTTGCCAATGGTGCTGCTCCTTGGGTGCCCGTCCTGTCAGATGACGGGGCAGCAGGACAGCCTGAGCCAAATGCCAGAGGAAGTGTTCCCCCTGCTGAGCTCCAGGTGGGAGAGGAGTGGGAGAAAGCTGCTCCCCTCGTTCCTGCACTGCCCGAGGGCCTGGCTGCTGAGGACAATCCAGAGCCTCCCAGCAACATCCCTTCGTTCTGGACTGTGCCACCCCAGGGGTGTGGTGACAGTGCTGGCAGTGACTTCAGACAGGTGGCAGTTGAAAAACTGAAAGTCAGTGGAGACTCGGAAGCACTGAGTCCTCACAGCGAGTCCACAGACACAGCCTCTGACTTTGAAGGCTACCTTTCTGAGGGCAGCAGTGAGGCTGACCCTAGGGAAGCCATGGTGGTGAAACGGCCCTTGGTGACAGACAAGGATAAGAAACAGGATTGGAGCCACTCTGCCTCACTCTCTAAGGTGAACGGTGACCTGAGTCTGGTTACAAGGACAGACGGGATGGCTGCTCCTCAGAGCTGGGTATCTCGCATATGTGCAGTCCCCCAGAAGGTCCCAGACTCCCTGCTGTTGGCCAGTACTGATGGTCAGCCACAGCCCATGTCCCTGGGCAGGCCTGGGTCCTCAGTGGAGGCCACTAACCCACTTGTGATGCAGTTACTACAGGGCAGCTTGCCCCTAGAGAAGGTTCTTCCTCCAACCCACGGGGGCAGCAAGCCCGAATCCCCACGGCTCCCACTTACAGAACAACAGAGCCACGGTGGCTCCCTGGGGATGGGATCTTTGCAAGATTCTGCAGAAAATAGTTGTACGGTTAACAAGAGCAGCCTCAGTTCCTTAAGAGCTTCGAAGGAGCCTCTTCCCCCTGAGAGCCTTGAAGCAAGCACTGGCCTTGCCAGGCTGGAGGCCATCCAGGCTCCTGGGATGCCCCAAAAGATTTCTAAGACAGTCCCAAAATTAGACTCCCTATATCCAGTGACAAATCCAGCGGCTGTCTCTGGGAAAGTAGAAGAAGTGGATTCCAAAGAGCAGTTCTCCCCCTTCAGTTTGGAGGATCCGAAGGAAGCCCGTGGCCTGTCTCAGTGCAGTAATTCAAATGCCCTGGGTAGAAGTCCAGGCAATCTCACTACCTCGAGAGCCCCTTGTTTCTCATCTCCAAATGTGATCTCCTTGGGTCCCGATGTGACAGACCAGGCCCAGGGTAATCAGAACAGTGCTGGAGGCCAAGGGAAGAAGCTCTTTGGCTCTAGGAACGTGGCTCCTGCCCTTCAGTGCCCCAGGCCTGGGGAAACACAGCCACTTCCCACTGATGCCCCGCCCAGTTTTCCTAGTAGGAAGTTGCCATCAAGCAAAAACTCTGTGTCTGGTGGAGTGAAGACTGCCAGGGAAGACTGGTCTCCAGAGCCACCGCCTGCCTCTGTTGGCGGCGTCAGGAGCGAGAAGACCTGTGGGGGGTCTCCTCTCAaggcaaatacagagaacagaaatgccgCTGGGCTTAGTCAACGGGAGCTGGTGGATCACTTGCAAGGGATGCCCTTTGTCCTTGACCTGCCCTTCTGGAAATTACCCCGAGAGCCTGGGAAAGGGCTCAGTCAGCCCCTGGAGCCTTCTTCCATCCCCTCCCAACTCAACATCAAACAGGCATTTTATGGGAAGCTTTCCAAGCTCCAACTGAGTTCCACCAGCTTTAATTACTCCTCCAGCTCCCCCGCCTTTCCCAAAGGCCTTGCTGGAAGTGTGGTGCAGCTGAGCCACAAAGCAAACTTTGGTGCGAGCCATAGTGCATCACTTTCCTTGCAAATGTTCACCGACAGCAGCACGGTGGAAAGCATCTCGCTCCAGTGTGCGTGCAGCCTGAAAGCCATGATCATGTGCCAGGGCTGTGGTGCATTCTGTCATGATGACTGTATTGGACCCTCAAAGCTCTGTGTATTGTGCCTTGTGGTGAGATAA
- the ASXL1 gene encoding polycomb group protein ASXL1 isoform X1, which yields MKDKQKRKKERTWAEAARLVLENYSDAPMTPKQILQVIETEGLKEMSGTSPLACLNAMLHSNSRGGEGLFYKLPGRISLFTLKKDALQWSRSPTAVEGEEPEDTADVESCGSNEASTVSGENDVSLDETSSNASCSTESQSQPLSTSRDSYRASSQANKQKKKTAVMLPRVVLTPLKVNGAHVESASGFSGRHADGESGSPSGSSSGSLALGSAALRGQAEVARDPAPLLRGFRKPATGQMKRNRGEEIDFETPGSILVNTNLRALINSRTFHALPPHFQQQLLLLLPEVDRQVGTDGLLRLSSSALNNEFFTHAAQSWRERLADGEFTHEMQVRIRQEMEKEKKVEQWKEKFFEDYYGQKLGLTKEESLHQNIGQEEAEIKSDLRVPEEPARPQRGPATRQRDGHFKKRSRPDLRTRARRNLYKKQEPEQTGIAKDTQPVAAESLPILAGEAQSNLAEVGSPRRPSISSAVPGPESPEFLAEPGTARIQTDPGDLPRASASPDRIPSLPQETVDQEPKDQKRKSFEQAASASFPEKKPRLEDRQSFRNTIESVHTEKPQPTKEEPKVPPIRIQLSRIKPPWVVKGQPAYQICPRIVPITESSCRGWAGARTLADIKARALQVRGARGHHCHREAATTAIGGGGGPGGGGGGATDEGGGRGGGSGDGGEACGHPEPRGAPSSPGECASDLQRTQLLPPRLLDREGAQAEAAISRASGEDLDPFRKEESCPLQRDPDILTSELTGASQLPIAPTGDQPCQALPPLSSKTPAPERLVGQPALHLDVRTDYGAGTTWERDNGERGPTVPTENGPIQSPVGDVVLAEGTGQTLGGDSKPILKDPVTVTPGSSPDSSLASGLQDRQCDDGFGLGDSHPPVRESATRQETMTAETLLANGAAPWVPVLSDDGAAGQPEPNARGSVPPAELQVGEEWEKAAPLVPALPEGLAAEDNPEPPSNIPSFWTVPPQGCGDSAGSDFRQVAVEKLKVSGDSEALSPHSESTDTASDFEGYLSEGSSEADPREAMVVKRPLVTDKDKKQDWSHSASLSKVNGDLSLVTRTDGMAAPQSWVSRICAVPQKVPDSLLLASTDGQPQPMSLGRPGSSVEATNPLVMQLLQGSLPLEKVLPPTHGGSKPESPRLPLTEQQSHGGSLGMGSLQDSAENSCTVNKSSLSSLRASKEPLPPESLEASTGLARLEAIQAPGMPQKISKTVPKLDSLYPVTNPAAVSGKVEEVDSKEQFSPFSLEDPKEARGLSQCSNSNALGRSPGNLTTSRAPCFSSPNVISLGPDVTDQAQGNQNSAGGQGKKLFGSRNVAPALQCPRPGETQPLPTDAPPSFPSRKLPSSKNSVSGGVKTAREDWSPEPPPASVGGVRSEKTCGGSPLKANTENRNAAGLSQRELVDHLQGMPFVLDLPFWKLPREPGKGLSQPLEPSSIPSQLNIKQAFYGKLSKLQLSSTSFNYSSSSPAFPKGLAGSVVQLSHKANFGASHSASLSLQMFTDSSTVESISLQCACSLKAMIMCQGCGAFCHDDCIGPSKLCVLCLVVR from the exons AAGGATGCTCTGCAGTGGTCTCGCAGTCCGACTGCAGTGGAGGGTGAGGAGCCAGAGGACACAGCTGATGTGGAGAGCTGTGGATCTAATGAAGCCAGCACTGTGAGTGGTGAAAATGATG TTTCTCTTGATGAGACATCTTCAAATGCATCCTGTTCTACAGAATCTCAGAGTCAGCCTCTTTCCACTTCCAGGGACAGCTACCGAGCTTCCTCGCAG GccaacaagcaaaagaaaaagactgcAGTGATGCTTCCACGAGTTGTCCTGACTCCTCTGAAGGTAAACGGGGCCCACGTGGAATCTGCCTCAG GGTTTTCAGGCCGCCATGCCGATGGTGAGAGCGGCAGCCCATCAGGCAGCAGCAGTGGCTCCCTGGCCCTGGGCAGTGCTGCTCTCCGGGGCCAGGCCGAGGTCGCTCGGGACCCTGCCCCACTCCTGAGAGGTTTCCGGAAGCCGGCCACAG GTCAAATGAAGCGCAACAGAGGGGAAGAGATAGATTTTGAGACACCTGGGTCCATTCTTGTCAACACCAACCTCCGGGCCCTGATAAACTCGCGGACCTTCCATGCCCTGCCGCCCCACTTCCAGCAGCAGCTCCTGCTCCTCCTGCCTGAGGTGGACAGACAG GTGGGGACAGATGGCCTGTTACGTCTCAGCAGCAGTGCCCTGAATAACGAGTTTTTTACTCATGCGGCTCAGAGCTGGCGGGAACGCCTGGCTGACG GTGAATTCACTCATGAAATGCAAGTCAGGATACGACaggaaatggagaaggaaaagaaggtggAACAATGGAAAGAAAAGTTCTTTGAGGACTACTATGGACAGAA ATTGGGTTTAACGAAAGAAGAGTCATTACATCAGAACATAGGCCAGGAGGAGGCTGAAATCAAGAGTGACTTGCGTGTCCCAGAAGAACCAGCACGGCCACAGCGGGGTCCAGCCACCCGGCAGCGAGATGGGCATTTTAAGAAGCGCTCTCGGCCAGATCTCCGAACCAGAGCCAGAAGGAACCTATACAAAAAACAGGAGCCAGAACAAACAGGGATTGCTAAAGACACACAGCCTGTGGCAGCAGAGAGTCTCCCCATCCTTGCTGGGGAGGCTCAGTCCAACTTGGCAGAAGTGGGCAGTCCCCGCCGGCCCAGCATATCCTCTGCGGTGCCCGGTCCAGAGAGTCCTGAATTTCTGGCTGAACCTGGCACTGCCCGGATCCAGACAGATCCAGGTGACCTGCCACGGGCCTCTGCATCTCCAGACAGAATTCCCAGCTTGCCTCAGGAGACTGTGGATCAGGAACCCAAGGATCAGAAGAGGAAATCCTTTGAGCAGGCGGCCTCTGCATCCTTTCCCGAAAAGAAGCCCCGGCTTGAAGATCGTCAGTCCTTTCGTAACACAATTGAAAGTGTTCACACCGAAAAGCCACAGCCCACCAAAGAGGAGCCCAAAGTCCCGCCCATCCGG ATTCAACTTTCACGTATCAAACCACCCTGGGTGGTTAAAGGTCAGCCCGCTTACCAGATATGCCCCCGCATCGTCCCCATCACGGAGTCCTCCTGCCGGGGCTGGGCTGGTGCCAGGACCCTCGCAGACATTAAAGCCCGTGCTCTGCAGGTCCGAGGGGCGAGAGGCCACCACTGCCATCGAGAGGCGGCCACCACTGCCATCGGAGGGGGGGGTGGCCCGGGTGGAGGTGGCGGCGGGGCCACCGATGAGGGAGGTGGCAGAGGCGGCggcagtggtgatggtggtgaggcCTGTGGCCACCCTGAGCCCAGGGGAGCCCCGAGTTCCCCTGGAGAGTGTGCGTCAGATCTACAGCGAACACAACTACTGCCGCCTCGTCTTCTAGACAGGGAGGGTGCCCAGGCTGAAGCTGCCATATCCAGAGCCAGTGGAGAGGACCTGGATCCATTCAGAAAAGAGGAGAGCTGCCCACTACAGAGGGATCCAGATATCCTCACAAGCGAGCTGACTGGTGCCTCCCAGCTACCCATTGCTCCCACTGGGGACCAGCCATGCCAGGCTTTGCCCCCACTGTCCTCCAAAACCCCAGCACCTGAGAGATTAGTTGGGCAGCCTGCATTGCATCTAGATGTTAGAACTGACTATGGGGCCGGTACTACTTGGGAAAGGGATAATGGGGAACGAGGACCCACTGTTCCCACAGAGAATGGTCCCATTCAGTCTCCAGTGggggatgttgtgttagcagaaGGGACTGGCCAGACTCTGGGTGGCGACAGTAAGCCCATCCTGAAGGATCCTGTGACTGTGACCCCCGGTTCCAGCCCTGACTCTTCATTGGCCAGTGGCCTGCAGGACAGACAGTGCGATGATGGATTCGGACTTGGTGACTCACACCCGCCCGTGAGGGAAAGTGCTACTAGACAAGAAACCATGACAGCCGAGACTCTCCTTGCCAATGGTGCTGCTCCTTGGGTGCCCGTCCTGTCAGATGACGGGGCAGCAGGACAGCCTGAGCCAAATGCCAGAGGAAGTGTTCCCCCTGCTGAGCTCCAGGTGGGAGAGGAGTGGGAGAAAGCTGCTCCCCTCGTTCCTGCACTGCCCGAGGGCCTGGCTGCTGAGGACAATCCAGAGCCTCCCAGCAACATCCCTTCGTTCTGGACTGTGCCACCCCAGGGGTGTGGTGACAGTGCTGGCAGTGACTTCAGACAGGTGGCAGTTGAAAAACTGAAAGTCAGTGGAGACTCGGAAGCACTGAGTCCTCACAGCGAGTCCACAGACACAGCCTCTGACTTTGAAGGCTACCTTTCTGAGGGCAGCAGTGAGGCTGACCCTAGGGAAGCCATGGTGGTGAAACGGCCCTTGGTGACAGACAAGGATAAGAAACAGGATTGGAGCCACTCTGCCTCACTCTCTAAGGTGAACGGTGACCTGAGTCTGGTTACAAGGACAGACGGGATGGCTGCTCCTCAGAGCTGGGTATCTCGCATATGTGCAGTCCCCCAGAAGGTCCCAGACTCCCTGCTGTTGGCCAGTACTGATGGTCAGCCACAGCCCATGTCCCTGGGCAGGCCTGGGTCCTCAGTGGAGGCCACTAACCCACTTGTGATGCAGTTACTACAGGGCAGCTTGCCCCTAGAGAAGGTTCTTCCTCCAACCCACGGGGGCAGCAAGCCCGAATCCCCACGGCTCCCACTTACAGAACAACAGAGCCACGGTGGCTCCCTGGGGATGGGATCTTTGCAAGATTCTGCAGAAAATAGTTGTACGGTTAACAAGAGCAGCCTCAGTTCCTTAAGAGCTTCGAAGGAGCCTCTTCCCCCTGAGAGCCTTGAAGCAAGCACTGGCCTTGCCAGGCTGGAGGCCATCCAGGCTCCTGGGATGCCCCAAAAGATTTCTAAGACAGTCCCAAAATTAGACTCCCTATATCCAGTGACAAATCCAGCGGCTGTCTCTGGGAAAGTAGAAGAAGTGGATTCCAAAGAGCAGTTCTCCCCCTTCAGTTTGGAGGATCCGAAGGAAGCCCGTGGCCTGTCTCAGTGCAGTAATTCAAATGCCCTGGGTAGAAGTCCAGGCAATCTCACTACCTCGAGAGCCCCTTGTTTCTCATCTCCAAATGTGATCTCCTTGGGTCCCGATGTGACAGACCAGGCCCAGGGTAATCAGAACAGTGCTGGAGGCCAAGGGAAGAAGCTCTTTGGCTCTAGGAACGTGGCTCCTGCCCTTCAGTGCCCCAGGCCTGGGGAAACACAGCCACTTCCCACTGATGCCCCGCCCAGTTTTCCTAGTAGGAAGTTGCCATCAAGCAAAAACTCTGTGTCTGGTGGAGTGAAGACTGCCAGGGAAGACTGGTCTCCAGAGCCACCGCCTGCCTCTGTTGGCGGCGTCAGGAGCGAGAAGACCTGTGGGGGGTCTCCTCTCAaggcaaatacagagaacagaaatgccgCTGGGCTTAGTCAACGGGAGCTGGTGGATCACTTGCAAGGGATGCCCTTTGTCCTTGACCTGCCCTTCTGGAAATTACCCCGAGAGCCTGGGAAAGGGCTCAGTCAGCCCCTGGAGCCTTCTTCCATCCCCTCCCAACTCAACATCAAACAGGCATTTTATGGGAAGCTTTCCAAGCTCCAACTGAGTTCCACCAGCTTTAATTACTCCTCCAGCTCCCCCGCCTTTCCCAAAGGCCTTGCTGGAAGTGTGGTGCAGCTGAGCCACAAAGCAAACTTTGGTGCGAGCCATAGTGCATCACTTTCCTTGCAAATGTTCACCGACAGCAGCACGGTGGAAAGCATCTCGCTCCAGTGTGCGTGCAGCCTGAAAGCCATGATCATGTGCCAGGGCTGTGGTGCATTCTGTCATGATGACTGTATTGGACCCTCAAAGCTCTGTGTATTGTGCCTTGTGGTGAGATAA